From the Clupea harengus chromosome 15, Ch_v2.0.2, whole genome shotgun sequence genome, one window contains:
- the matn3a gene encoding matrilin-3a: MRSFFWSLIYGLLVLLLEVCGTYEVDPPQVHAQSYAQRRNVARPQFPPQRTLNPAATDNQCQSRPLDLVFIIDSSRSVRPMEFEKVKIFLADMVDTLDVGPEATRVAVVNYASTVKIEFLLKDHLDKVTMKQAISRIDPLAAGTMTGLAIKKAMDEAFTEQSGARSRSKGITKVAIIVTDGRPQDQVEEVSAAARASGIEIYAVGVDRADMQSLQLMASQPLDDHVFYVETYGVIEKLTSKFRETLCGLDPCAMGHDCEHICVNNVSNYYCQCREGYVLNVDKKTCSLKKVKAEVIQDPCMCEARLAFQRQAQNALQDLSARLADVTRRVEQMEIAMGHV, from the exons ATGAGGTCCTTCTTCTGGAGTCTGATCTACGGCCTCTTGGTCTTGTTGCTAGAGGTTTGTGGGACTTACGAGGTTGACCCGCCGCAAGTACATGCGCAAAGTTATGCTCAAAGAAGGAATGTTGCCCGACCACAGTTCCCACCACAGAGAACTCTAAATCCTGCAG CCACTGACAATCAGTGCCAGAGCCGTCCACTAGACCTGGTCTTCATCATCGACAGCTCTCGCAGTGTCCGCCCAATGGAGTTTGAGAAGGTCAAGATATTTTTGGCCGACATGGTGGACACTCTCGACGTGGGGCCCGAGGCCACCCGTGTGGCTGTGGTGAACTATGCCAGCACAGTCAAGATCGAGTTCCTGCTGAAAGACCACCTGGACAAGGTGACCATGAAGCAGGCCATTAGCCGCATCGACCCCCTGGCGGCAGGCACCATGACGGGCCTGGCCATCAAGAAGGCCATGGACGAGGCCTTCACCGAGCAGTCGGGGGCGCGATCCCGTTCAAAGGGCATCACCAAGGTCGCCATCATCGTGACGGATGGGCGCCCGCAGGACCAGGTGGAGGAAGTGTCAGCCGCTGCAAGGGCTTCTGGGATTGAGATCTACGCTGTGGGAGTGGACCGTGCCGACATGCAGTCGCTGCAGCTCATGGCTAGCCAGCCTCTTGATGACCACGTGTTCTACGTGGAGACCTACGGAGTCATCGAAAAGCTAACGTCCAAGTTCCGGGAGACCCTGTGTG GTCTGGACCCTTGCGCCATGGGACACGACTGTGAGCATATATGTGTCAACAACGTCTCCAACTATTACTGCCAGTGTCGGGAAGGCTATGTGTTGAACGTGGACAAGAAAACATGTTCCTTGAAAA AGGTTAAGGCTGAAGTGATCCAGGACCCCTGCATGTGTGAGGCTCGACTGGCTTTCCAGAGACAGGCTCAAAATGCCCTTCAGGACCTCTCTGCTCGAC TCGCTGACGTGACCAGGAGGGTGGAACAGATGGAAATTGCAATGGGTCATGTGTAG
- the ttc32 gene encoding tetratricopeptide repeat protein 32, whose amino-acid sequence MEKETGNILKQAHTEFNNENFKQAEELYSHFMAYFKKQSRECDATDLAVALNNRGQIKYLRVDFKEAMEDYTLAIEANNEFEVPYYNRGLIRYRLGFFEDAERDFKKVLELNPNFEDAKQSLHQTIIDHQDKMNRGY is encoded by the exons ATGGAAAAGGAAACTGGCAACATTCTTAAACAAGCTCATACTGAGTTTAACAACGAAAACTTTAAACAGGCTGAGGAATTATATAGTCACTTTATGGCGTATTTTAAGAAACAATCAAG GGAATGTGACGCCACTGACCTTGCAGTAGCATTGAATAACCGCGGCCAGATAAAGTATTTGAGAGTGGACTTCAAGGAAGCAATGGAGGATTACACTTTGGCAATAGAGGCAAATAATGAATTCGAAGTGCCATACTACAACAGAGGATTGATACGCTACAGACTAG GATTTTTTGAAGATGCCGAAAGAGACTTCAAGAAGGTTCTGGAATTGAATCCAAATTTTGAAGATGCCAAACAGAGTTTACACCAAACAATAATAGATCATCAAGACAAGATGAACAGAGGATATTAA
- the LOC116223787 gene encoding uncharacterized protein LOC116223787, with protein sequence MARILQLVPWLLMVAVVISAQKSFTQITGLKSHCLGNVLRLTIDKSLGFGSHLEVDAINGSQFIPITPSLASKCGYRMESDPWGNVKLFVSVLSCHTNNQDDEVFELGLRLRMHDEHKSEDTHKVTETCNYNRWAAREILCDKNYMEVSVNRLPPPIDLAVEQTMLEDQWAAAVPDAVTSENNIWRMVFFTPKEKSMPLADAQRAGYGIATTPSRLLIRSPYDTTEVYSENVASVSMKVLKATTYFKDLWSVTMLDTAAACPTDGVVFTEETMTWYVPRHIYPLLASNTCETLELHMGIDGERLDESQMASRGYTMSVTNSHFVIELPVGGPDGYYKSYAPEYQYHISYYIEAMIEVVWKEADSDQLTRYKVLYPITTPMMPRPPHVTDNTVPEERVFDVLLGTFLPDVMLMNMTFATVVLTVAEANARGFNVQEKRFPHGYKGFSLQVPFSDSVVLKSNPDREFTTYTLPLSFGLVVLPEQSPFSHPAVLEATLHDVVLPVVTGTCDDESYYVTVAYGSHGSDFKTIVGKRELTSDLATKYNVRENATHMTMSVPFLSSDAVFTFVLSSAAGGRLDLKVIDPLNNWSLNNFSLACTFPMPLTECHPNGTMIVLALKVESVPNLILSQLTLKDPSCKPMFSSDQFASFSFPVNSCGTTRTFLDGFMVYQNEITMSKQGGVKNVKTTSHPEYRLTISCYYENDDFKMLQFLPEDRSFDRPPQPAFGEMRVRMRLATDVSYNTFYTEEDYPVVEALRRPLYFEVELLESTDPQLVLFLESCWATLEKERLSTPRWDIIVDGCANHDDRYLPSIHPVTADGRVQFPSHFKRFDMKMFAFVQDNVVLKDQIFIHCDTAICDDNKQSDGLCYRRCPSSPENVNELSSVKSSQSSAKYSPKSRAQLSSGRIMLSL encoded by the exons ATGGCCAGAATTCTACAACT AGTCCCATGGCTTTTGATGGTGGCTGTTGTGATTTCTGCTCAGAAAAGTTTCACGCAAA TAACTGGCCTGAAGTCTCATTGCCTCGGAAATGTCTTAAGGTTGACCATAGATAAATCCCTTGGCTTTGGAAGCCACCTGGAAGTGGATGCCATCA ATGGCAGTCAGTTTATCCCCATCACACCCAGCCTGGCATCTAAGTGTGGCTACCGCATGGAGTCTGACCCCTGGGGCAACGTGAAACTGTTTGTCTCAGTCCTGAGCTGCCACACTAACAATCAG GACGATGAGGTTTTTGAACTAGGACTGCGTCTTCGAATGCATGATGAGCATAAATCTGAGGACACGCACAAGGTGACCGAGACCTGCAACTACAACCGATGGGCTGCTCGTGAGATCCTGTGTGACAAAAACTACATGGAG GTGTCAGTGAACAGGTTGCCACCACCGATTGACCTAGCTGTTGAGCAGACCATGCTTGAAGATCAGTGGGCTGCTGCAGTTCCTGAT GCTGTGACCTCTGAGAACAACATATGGCGAATGGTTTTCTTCACCCCAAAAGAGAAGTCCATGCCGTTGGCTGACGCTCAAAGGGCTGGCTATGGTATCGCAACAACCCCATCGAGACTGCTCATCCGAAGCCCTTATGACACAACTGAGGTTTACTCTGAAAAT GTTGCTAGTGTGTCAATGAAGGTGCTGAAGGCTACCACATATTTCAAGGACCTGTGGTCTGTCACCATGCTTGACACTGCTGCAGCTTGTCCTACTG ATGGTGTTGTCTTCACGGAGGAAACGATGACCTGGTATGTGCCTCGCCACATCTACCCACTACTTGCATCGAATACCTGTGAGACGCTGGAGTTGCACATGGGCATTGATGGCGAGCGACTTGATGAATCACAGATGGCCAGCAGGGGATACACCATGTCTGTGACTAATTCCCACTTTGTCATTGAACTGCCTGTGGGTGGACCTGATGGTTACTACAAG AGCTATGCTCCTGAGTATCAGTACCATATCTCTTACTATATTGAGGCCATGATTGAGGTGGTGTGGAAGGAGGCTGACTCTGACCAGCTCACCAGATATAAGGTCTTGTATCCGATCACCACCCCTATGATGCCTAGACCTCCACACGTGACTGACA ATACTGTGCCTGAGGAACGGGTCTTTGATGTGCTTTTGGGTACCTTCCTTCCTGATGTGATGCTGATGAACATGACCTTTGCCACTGTTGTACTGACTGTTGCCGAAGCCAATGCAAGAGGCTTCAATGTCCAAGAGAAACGCTTCCCCCATGGTTACAAAGGCTTCAGTCTTCAAGTGCCCTTCTCTGACTCTGTGGTCCTGAAGAGT AATCCTGATCGGGAGTTCACGACCTACACCCTTCCTTTGAGCTTTGGCCTGGTTGTCCTACCTGAGCAATCCCCATTCTCTCATCCAGCTGTGCTGGAAGCAACACTTCATGACGTTG TGCTCCCTGTCGTAACCGGAACTTGTGATGACGAAAGCTACTATGTCACCGTGGCCTATGGAAGTCATGGCAGTGACTTTAAAACCATTGTGGGCAAGCGggagctgacctctgacctagCAACGAAGTACAATGTCCGTGAGAATGCTACACACATGACCATGAGTGTGCCCTTCCTCTCATCTGATGCTGTATTTACG TTTGTACTTTCATCTGCTGCTGGGGGTCGGCTGGACTTGAAGGTCATCGACCCACTCAATAATTGGAGCCTCAACAACTTCTCTCTGGCCTGTACCTTTCCTATGCCTCTGACTG AGTGTCACCCTAATGGCACAATGATTGTCCTGGCCCTGAAGGTTGAGTCGGTGCCTAATCTTATTCTCAGTCAGCTCACCCTAAAGGACCCATCGTGCAAACCCATGTTCAGCAGCGATCAATttgcctccttctctttccctgttaACAGCTGCGGAACAACCCGAACA TTCTTGGATGGCTTCATGGTCTATCAGAATGAGATCACCATGTCTAAGCAAGGAGGTGTGAAGAATGTCAAGACCACTTCCCACCCAGAGTACCG ACTAACCATCTCCTGTTACTATGAGAATGATGACTTCAAGATGCTGCAGTTTCTCCCAGAGGATCGCTCCTTTGACCGCCCTCCCCAGCCTGCCTTTGGGGAGATGAGGGTCCGCATGAGGCTGGCAACTG ATGTGTCCTACAACACGTTTTACACCGAAGAGGATTATCCTGTGGTGGAGGCCTTGAGGCGTCCCCTTTACTTTGAGGTTGAGTTGTTAGAGTCCACAGATCCACAACTTGTGCTGTTCCTGGAGAGCTGCTGGGCAACCCTGGAAAAGGAGAGGCTGTCCACGCCACGATGGGACATCATTGTTGATGG GTGTGCAAACCACGATGATCGTTATTTACCAAGCATTCATCCTGTAACTGCTGATGGCAGAGTCCAGTTCCCTTCCCACTTCAAACGCTTTGACATGAAGATGTTTGCTTTTGTCCAAGATAATGTGGTGCTGAAAGACCAG ATTTTCATTCACTGTGACACTGCCATCTGTGACGACAACAAACAAAGTGATGGACTCTGCTATAGACGATGTCCTAGTTCCCCTGAAAATGTCAATGAGCTGAGCAGCGTTAAGAGCA GCCAAAGCAGTGCAAAGTATTCTCCCAAGTCAAGAGCACAGCTCTCTTCAGGTCGCATCATGCTGTCATTGTGA